GATTGAAAAAGAATTCCAGCATAACCTTTTAAATAGCCATGCTAAAACGCTAGGATCCAGGCGGTTTTTTTGGGTGTTTGCAGAAAATGTAACTTCTCAATATATCAAAGAAAAAGCGCAATTTGAATTGGGATTTTACTTGCCTAAAGGGAGTTATGCGAGCGCGTTGCTCAAAGAAATCAAGCATGAGAAAGGAGAAAATGATGACGAATTTTGAAAAGATTATCGCGCAAAACAGGCTCAAAACGAACGCAGTTTTAGCCACTTATTGCGTGATTTTTGCTTTTATCGGGTTGTTGGTGGATGCTATTAGAATCAACGCTAATGATTTAGGCATAGCCCTTTTTAAACTCATCACTTTTCAAATTTTTCCTGCAATCACCATGATTATGTTTTTAGTGGCTTTTGTCATTATTGTTGTTTGTATCCAAAATTTTAGCTCTATCATGTTAAGCGGTGATGAATACAAGCTTATTGACACAAGCAAGGTTTTAAGCTCTAAAGAAAATCAAATCCATCGCCTTTTGTTAGAGCTTTTAGAAGAGGCTAATCTTCATTTTGAGCCTAAGCTTTATATCATTAACGCCCCTTACATGAACGCTTTTGCGAGCGGGTGGGATGAATCTAATTCTCTTATCGCTCTTACAAGCACTTTAATAGAGAGGTTGGATAGAGATGAATTGAAAGCCGTGATCGCTCATGAGCTCAGCCACATACGGCACAACGACATCCGCTTGACCATGTGCGTGGGGATTTTAAGCAATATCATGCTGTTAGTGGCTAATTTTAGCGTGTATTTTTTCATGGGGAATCGCAAGAATAGTGGGGCGAATTTAGCCCGAATGATTTTATTACTCTTACAGATCATTTTGCCTTTTTTAACGCTTATTTTACAAATGTATTTGAGCCGCACACGAGAATACATGGCCGATAGCGGGGCGGCGTTTTTAATGCATGACAATAAGCCCATGATTAGAGCCTTACAAAAAATTTCCAACGATTACACCAACAACGATTACAAGGGCATAGATCAGAACTCCACCCGATCAGCGGCCTATCTTTTTAACGCTGAAATGTTTAGCACCCACCCTAGCGTTAAAAATCGTATCCAATCCTTAAGAAAGCGTGTGATCTAAATGGAAAATTTTTTCAACCAATTTTTTGAAAATATCGGCGAAGACAAGAATAGAGAAGGTCTAAAAGAGACGCCTAAAAGGGTTCAAGAATTATGGAAATTCTTGTATAAAGGCTATAAAGAAGACCCTAGAGTGGCTTTAAAAAGCGCGTATTTTCAAGGCGTTTGCGATGAAATGATAGTGGCTCAAAACATTGAATTTTACTCCACTTGCGAGCACCATTTGCTCCCTTTTTTTGGGAATATTAGCGTGGGATATATCCCTAAGGAAAAGATTGTAGGCATTAGCGCGATCGCCAAACTCATTGAAATTTATAGCAAACGCTTGCAGATCCAAGAAAGGCTGACCACTCAAATTGCAGAAACTTTTGATGAAATCATAGAGCCAAGGGGCGTGATCGTGGTTTGTGAAGCCAAGCATTTGTGCATGAGCATGCAAGGGGTGCAAAAGCAAAATGCGATCATTAAAACAAGCGTGTTAAGAGGCCTCTTTAAAAAAGACCCTAAAACCAGAGCTGAATTTATGCAACTCTTAAAATCTTAGGTTATAATTCTGTGCATGAATAACCCTAATTTATCCTTTTATTATAATGAGTGCGAGCGTTTTGAAAGCTTTTTAAAAAACCATCATTTACACCTTGAAAGCTTCCACCCTTATTTGGAAAAAGCCTTTTTTGAAATGGTGCTTAATGGAGGCAAAAGGTTCCGCCCTAAGCTTTTTTTAGCCGTGCTTTGCGCGTTAGTGGGTCAAAAAGATTATTCTAACCAACAAACAGAATATTTTAAAATCGCTTTAAGCATTGAATGCTTGCACACTTATTCGCTCATCCATGACGATTTACCATGCATGGATAATGCCGCTTTAAGGAGAAACCACCCCACTTTACACGCTAAATACGATGAAACCACAGCCGTTTTAATCGGCGATGCACTCAACACTTACTCTTTTGAATTGCTTTCAAACGCTTTACTAGAAAGCCATATCATTGTGGAATTAGTCAAAATCTTAAGCGCTAATGGGGGGATTAAAGGCATGATCTTAGGGCAGGCTTTGGATTGCTATTTTGAAAACACGCCCTTAAATTTAGAGCAGCTCACTTTCTTACACGAGCATAAAACCGCTAAATTGATTAGCGCGAGCTTGATGATGGGGCTTGTTGCGAGCGGTGTTAAAGATAAAGAGCTTTTTAAATGGCTTCAGGCTTTTGGGTTAAAAACGGGTCTTTGTTTTCAAGTGTTAGATGATATTATAGATGTTACACAAGATGAAGAAGAAAGCGGTAAAACCACTCATTTAGACAGCGCTAAAAACAGCTTTGTGAATTTATTGGGGCTAGAGAAGGCGAATGATTACGCTCAAACTTTAAAAACAGAGGTTTTAAACGATTTAAATCTACTAAAATCCGCTTATCCTTTATTGCAAGAAAATTTAAACGCATTATTGAACACTCTATTTAAAGGCAAAACATGAAAAAAATTCTACTCACCAACGATGATGGCTACCATGCAAAAGGCATTAAAGCTTTAGAACAAGCTTTAGAAAACATGGCAGAAATTTATGTGGTCGCCCCCAAGCATGAAAAAAGCGCATGCTCGCAATGCATCACGATCACCGCGCCTTTAAGAGCGGAGAAAATTAAGGGCAAAGAAGGCCGGCATTACAGGATTGATGATGGCACGCCAAGCGATTGCGTGTATTTGGCGATCAATGAGCTTTTTAAACATGTTTGTTTTGATTTAGTGATTTCAGGGATCAATCTTGGATCTAACATGGGCGAAGACACGATTTATTCGGGAACGGTGGCCGGAGCGATTGAAGGCACCATTCAGGGCGTGCCTTCCATTGCGATTTCTCAAATCCTTTCTAACAAAAACAAAAACACTCCCTTAAGTTTTGATCTAGCTCAAAAGATTATCCAGGATTTAGTCCAAAACATTTTCACCAAAGGCTACCCCTTAAAGGGGCGCAAACTCCTGAATGTGAATGTCCCTAATTGCTCCTTACAAGAATATAAGGGCGAACGCATCACCCCTAAGGGCTATAGGCTGTATAAAAAAGAAGTGCATAAACGCACAGACCCCAAAAATGAAAGCTATTTTTGGCTAGGGTTACACCCTTTAGAATGGCAAAAGCGCGAAAATGAAGACAGACTCTCTGATTTTGACGCTATTGCTTCAAACCATGTTTCTATCACGCCTTTAAATTTAGACTTAACCAGTTATGATGATTTGAAAAATTTGGAATCTTGGCATAAGGGAATGTTAAAGTGAGTAAAAATCACCGCTTGGCTTTTTTAGGGCTAATTGTTGGGGTGTTTTTTTTCTTTAATGCATGCCAGCACCGCTTGCACATGGGGTATTATTCAGAAGTTACAGGGGATTATTTGTTCAACTATAACTCCACTATCGTGGTGGCTTATGACAGAAGCGATGCGATGACTTCTTATTATATCAATGTGATTGTTTATGAATTGCAAAAATTAGGCTTTTACAATGTCTTCACGCAAGCGGAATTCCCACTAGATAAAGCCAAAAATGTGATCTATGCGCGCATTGTCCGTAACATCTCAGCTGTGCCGTTCTACCAATACAATTACCAACTGATCGATCAAGTCAATAAACCTTGTTATTTTCTTGGGGGGCAGTTTTATTGCTCCCAAACCCCTACCGATTACTACGCTATCAATGGCTTTAGCGAGCAAATTTTAATGAGTGCTAATTCGCATTTTATTTTGGATTGGTATGATGTGGTGCTGCAAAAACGGGTTTTATATGTGGATGGGAGCGTGAGCGGGAGGACTTGTGGCTATCAAATGCTCTATAGGGATTTGATTAAAAGCACGATCAAACGCATTGATTTTAACCGCCCTGAACGCTACTACTACAATTTAAGACTGCCCCTTTATCAGCCATGTTATAGAGAATGAAATGGTTATCAGGCGATTGTATAAATTTTGCGCTAGCCATGTGGTGCGTAATTGCTCTTCTTTAAAATGCGCTCAAAATATCCATGGGCATAATTACGAAGTGGAAGTCTTTATTGAAACCAACCGCTTGGATAACGCGAACATGGCGTTAGATTTTGGGCTGATGCAACAAGAGATGCAAGTTTTCATTGAGTCGTTTGATCATGCCCATCATTTTTGGGACAAAGAAAGCGTTGAGTTCCAGCGTTTTATAGAAAATCATTGCGTTCGTTACGTGAAATGCTCGTTTAATTTGAGCGCGGAGAGTTACGCTCTTATGTTTTTATACTACCTTTCAAGGATTTTACAAAAAAGCGTTTTTTCTAATAATGAAGGGGAGTTAAAAGTCTCTAGCGTGCGCGTGCATGAGACTAAAAACGGCTACGCTGAAAGCTTTTTAAAAGATTTAGAAAACCCTCATTTTAAATCTTTAGTGCATCCAAATTGCGTCTCTTTCTCGCAAGGCATTCAAAGTTTGTGGCATGATAAGGATTTTTTCCATAAAATCATCAGCGATGAAAAACAATGCTTTTTTCACGCTAAGCCCTTACACCAAATCCCATGAAACTCCCGGTTGTTGAGAGCTTTTTTTCCTTACAAGGTGAAGGAAAAAGGATAGGCAAGCCCAGTCTTTTTTTGCGCTTAGGGGGGTGTAACCTTTCATGCAAGGGCTTTAATTGTAAAACCTTATTCAATGATGAAATCCTAACAGGTTGCGACAGCTTGTATGCGGTGCATCCTAAATTCAAAACATCTTGGGATTATTACAATGAGCCTAAGCCCTTGATTGAGCGATTAGTTAATTTAGCCCCTAATTATAAGGATTTTGATTTCATTCTTACAGGTGGGGAGCCAAGTTTGTATTTCAATAACCCTATTTTATTGAGCGTTTTAGAGCATTTTTATCGCCAAAAAATCCCTTTATGTGTAGAGAGTAATGGTTCTATTTTTTTTGAATTTAGCCCTATTTTAAAAGAATTGCATTTCACCCTAAGCGTCAAACTCTCTTTTTCTTTGGAGGAAGAAAGCAAGCGGATCAACCTCAAAGCCTTACAAAATATCTTAAATAACGCTAAAAGCGCGCATTTTAAATTCGTATTGGAGAGTCAAAACGCCGCTCAATCTATTACAGAGATTCAAAGCCTTTTGAAACAACTCTCCTTAAAAAATAATGAAATCTTTTTAATGCCCTTAGGCACAAATAACAACGAGCTAGACAAAAATCTAAAAACCCTAGCCCCCCTAGCCATAAAGCATGGTTTCAGGCTGAGCGATAGGCTTCATATCCGCTTGTGGGATAATCAAAAAGGGTTTTAAAACTATCATACAAGGCGTTGTTATTTTAAGCTAAAAATTGTTATCATTACGCTCATTAAGGGATCATTTCATCTTTGGAAGTTAGGAAATCATGACCATCAAAGTTTTTTCGCCCAAATACCCCACTGAATTAGAAGAATTTTATGCCAAGTGCATCGCTGATAACCCTTTAGGGTTTATCCAACGCTTGGATCTTTTGCCCAGCATTAGCGAATTTGTTCAAAAATTGCACGAGCATGGCGGGGAATTTTTTGGAATGAGAAAGGGTGAAAAGCTCATTGGGATCTGTGGGCTTAATCGTATCAATCAAACAGAAGCCGAGCTGTGCAAATTCCACATAAATAGCGCTTATCAATCCCAAGGGTTGGGTCAAAAACTCTATGAGAGCGTGGAGAAATACGCTTTCATTAAAGGCTATACTAAAATCTCTCTGCATGTGAGCAAAAGTCAAATCAAGGCATGCAACCTCTATCAAAAGCTGGGTTTTGTGCACATCAAAGAAGAGGATTGCGTGGTGGAGTTGGGCGAAGAGACTTTGATTTTCCCCACTCTTTTTATGGAAAAGATTCTGTCTTGATTGGTGCATCCATTTGACACACGCCTTTTCCCTACCAAACTTTGATTAACACAGCCTAATTAATGTTAAATAAACCCTAAAACAAACGCTTGTTTTTAAAATTTTGTTTTTCAAGCGCTTCGCAAAGTTTTAGAAGCCCTATTTTAGGGGTTAACGCTAAAATAGGCTATCAAAACTACTTTAATGATTTCATAGGATTAGCTTATTATGGCATCATCAAATACAATTACGCTAAAGCGAGCAGTGAGAAAGTCCAGCAATTGAGCTATGGCGGTGGGGTGGAATTGTTGGTGGATTTCATCACCACTTACTCCAATAAAAATAGGGGTTAGGGGATTTTAATGAGATTGCAGAGGGGAATATAATATCCCCCCACCCCCTTAAGAGTTTTACAATAAAATGAGATCCAAAACGAAAAAATTTTATCATCACCAAAACCCACCAACGCTATCGGCTAAATTTTGATTGAATCACTCAAAGGTTTGCGCATCCTTCATGCTGTCTGTGGGCGACCCTTCGTGTTGGGTATTAGATTTGTTGTAAATTGGCGCCATTAAAAGCGATACGATAAAAGCGATTAAAGCAACCACAAAAATATAAAAGCTTAAACCATAACTTTGCAAACTTTCAGGCGCTGCTATAGCTTTTGCGTTTAACCAGCTTGAAAGTTGAGGGGTAAAGCCAGCGGTTATAGCATAGGCTATGTTATAAGCGAAGGAAATCCCGCTAAAACGGATTTTGGCGCTAAACACATCGCTCATAAAAATGGGGCAAAAATTCATAATACCCGCGCAAAAGCACGCTAAAAAGTATAAAACTATGGTATTGACTAAACTTGGTGCGTTAGAATAAAATTCTTTGAAGAATAAAAAGCCAAAAAAGGCAAAGGCCACGCTAAAAGCCATGCAAACTTTGTGTGGTTTGATTTTATCGGCTAAAAACCCGGTTAAAACAATAGAACTTACAATACCAACAAGTCCTAAAATTTGAAAATAGGTTTTTTCAAAAGGAGTGAAATTAAAATTGGGATGCGTAAGGGTAAAATTGGGAACAAAAAGGATAAAAATCAAAATGCAAGCGGTTAAAACCCAAGTGATAAGCATGGAGATTGATATACCAAAGAGAGAGTTTTTAAACACCTCTTTAAGCGGGAATTTGACTAAGGCATCGTCTTGCTTCATTTGCTGAAAAACAGGAGTTTCTTCTAAAAAGCGTCTCAAATACACAGAAATGATACCAAAAATCCCTCCAAGCCCAAAGGCAACCCTCCAAGCCCAATCTTCAACAACAGGCTTGTCAAAAACCATGTAAATCCCCATATAAACCAAACTCCCAAGCAAAATCCCAGAAACTACAGAAGCGGTTAAAAAACCGATATAAGTGTTTTTTTGGCCTTGCGGGGCATGCTCATGGACAAAAACCCAAGCGCCAGGCAATTCACCACCCACAGCGACGCCTTGACAAATCCTAACAAACACCAAAAAAACAGGAGCTATGTAACCAAGATAATGAGCATTTTTAGGGGTAAGTCCCATGCTATCAACGCCAAAACCCACCAAATCATTAAAAGTTGGCATCAAAGCGAGTGCAAAGGTTGGGATCACCATTAGTAAAATAGAGAGCATGAACATGTTTTTACGGCCGAATTTATCCCCAAAGTGGGCCATCACTATGCCGCCAAGCGGGCGTGCCAGATAGCCTGCAGCAAAGATACCATAAGTGTTGATTTCAGACCAAATAGGGCTGAGCGTGTTTGGGAAAAAGTGTTTAGCAATGATACTCGTAAAAAATACAAAGATGATAAAATCGTAAAATTCTAAAGTCCCGCCAAGCGAAGATAACCCTAAGGTTCTTACCTCTTTTTTGCCTAAATGTTTTATTGATTATCCTTTCACTAAGGTTATCGCCCTTTTAAATTTTTCATTTTGAAACTAAGATTGATAAAATTAATATAGCTACATTACACCTTAACGGCATTTTTAGATAACAAGCAGTAAATGAAATTTATTAGCGTTCAAAAAGTGAATTATTCTATCTTTTTTATCATTAAACATCACTTAAACGATTTGACATTTTGTTACCCGTTTTGTCAAAACGCTTTACCCGATTATATCAGCCAAAAAAAACACTCCTATTAAGACTTAGGTAATAACACTTCTTTTAATTTTTTAATGATAGCTTCTTCTCTTGTTTCACGAAATGCCTTTATGTTTTCCCATTCTAATTTTAGGGTAGGGTCAATATAATTTCTTTTTTTATACTCTTCTATGGCTCGCTCATCTTTATATTCTTCTTTGAGCCACACTTCAGGGTCTTTATCCTTTTTGGCTTGGTTCTCTGTGCCTTCTAAAAGCTGGAGGTTGTATAAATGATTCTCATAGAAATCTTTATCCAATTTTTTATTTTTTTTAAACTTGGACTTTGGATAAATATGGTCTATATGAAAAGTGGTGGTTTTGCAGTTCAGGTTTGGGTATAAGATTTGTAAAATAGGAAAGACTCGGTCATGTCTACTAGAACACATCATGTCTTCTATAGCATCGTTAGTGATTTTTAAAGGGCTTGTTTGGTGTTTGGCTAAATTGTGGTTGAATGATTCAAAAGTTTTCACATCCTTCATGCTATTGGCTATGTTGTTTAATTTTGTATCCGTTGAAGGAGTAAAATAACTTGTGATTTGAGCGTTACGGACAAATTTTAGGGCTTGTTCTTTATCGTTCTCATTCATTTTTGGATTTAAAAAATAAAAATAAGCTAAACTGGATAAAATATAAGCTGAACCCAAATAGCCTGCATAACCAAAAGTTTCTAATAGTTTTGCAGCATTATAAATGCTTTCTGTAATTTTTTCCCAATTGTCTTCAATTTCTTTAATGTTTGGTTTATTAAAATTTTTTAATTCAAAAGTAGTGTCTTTACCAATGAGAAGCAAGCAGGTTTTTAGCACTTGGTCTTGCCCCACATTTGGAAAACCTTTCTCTTTTAAAGCATCCACTAGCTCATGCATTTTTTCTCTAATATCGCTTGAAAAGCTTGCTGTCAAAATAGACATCAATAAATCAGAATAGCTTAACTTGGCCCCACCGCTATTGACACGGATAAAGATATTTAAAACTTTATCAAGATCTTGTTCTGTTTCTTCAAAAAATGAAATGAGCTTTTCGGTGCAAAAAGCATTTTTTAGATTTTCTAGTAATGCTGACTCTTCACCATCTAATTCGTGTTCTCTCGCATAATTTATAACACTTTTCAATTCCAAAATATCCCCCACCTTAAACCAGAAATGTTTTTTATCATTCTCAGGCTTTTGAGCATGAAATTCAAACTGGTAATTGTCTTCTGGATTGTCCATGTTTGGCTGGTGTTTCAAATTCAAATACAAACGCTTCTCTTCATAAGCGTTATCGTATCTAGCCCCCTTTTTCTTAAGCGTTCTAGTGCCTTTAAGCCCAATATAAAGCGAGGTTAAGGCTGTTGGCCATCTAGGACAATACACAACTCATCACGTCTGATTTCTTCAATATAGATTTTTTCATTGTGAGGCTTTCGCTCATCGTAATTTGTAATGAATTTATAGAGTTGGAAATTGAGTTTATCGCTATCTTGTTCGTCGCTCTTGGCTATATCCTCTTTTTGTAATTTCCAAAATAAAAAAGAGCCGATAGGATAGCCCCTAAGAATGGAGTCAAAAAGTTGCTCTATCTTTTTTTCATCGGCTTTTTTGAGCCACACGTATTCACGCTGAATGTCAGGCAAAAAATAACGAACATTCAATCCATCTACCACTTCTTTAATGCTCTTATCTAAAAACATACCCATGAGAATTTCCTTATTTTGTATTATTTAGGCTGTATTATAATCAAATATTAGAATGAGCCAACCTAATTTAAGATTTTTTCCACGCGCTTTTGGACCGCTTCTAAAATCAAGCAAAAAAGCCAATAAATCAAAGCGGCTTCCAAATAAATAGGCAAAAAGTCATAGCTGGCGTTCGCTTTTTGTTGCGCGATTCTAAAAACCTCTGCGATAGTTACCACAGAAGCCAAAGAAGTTTCTTTAAAAAGGCTGATGAAAGTGTTACTCAGGCTTGGCGTGGCGACCTTGAGTGCTTGAAAAAAAATGACATGCCAAAAGGTTTGCAAGTAATTCAAGCCCAAACTCAAGCTTGAATCCCATTGATCTTTAGGGACAGAAAGAAAACTCGCCCTTAAAGTCTCTGAAGCGTATGCCCCCACATTAAAGGAAAACGCAATAATGCCTGCTGGGATTGGATCCATATAAACCCCAAGAGCGGGCAAACCATAAAACACCACCACGATTTGGACCAATAAAGGCGTGCCTCTAATGAGCGAGACATAGAAATTCACGCCCGCTAATAAAGCCTTATGAATGAAATGTTTTGGGGGCGCGATTTTAATGAGAGCCACCACAATGGCAATCAATAAGCCTAAAATAAAAGAGATAACCGCTAAAGGCAAAGAAATGCAAAAAGCGGCTTTTAACATGGGGTAGAAAGCTTCTAATAATAATTCCAAACGCTCCTTGCTCAAATCTAAAGATTCAAAAAACAAAGACAAATTAGGGCTGGCTGACATCTTTTCCAAAAAATTGTTCGCCTAAGCGTTTTAAAACCCCTTTATTGATCAATCTTTGCATCGCCTGGTTGATAAGCTCTAAGGCTTTTTCTTGGTGCTTGTTAATGACAAAGGAAGCGCCCCCATCTTTTTCTTTGGACTCCCATGCGATTTTAAAGGGGTTGTTTTTGTGGGTGTTAAGGTAGTTTAAGATCGCTAAAGAACTATTTAAGGTCAAATCGGCTCGTTTTTGCGCCACCAACAACAAGGCTTGCGCCATAGAATCCACCGAAACGATTTGAGCGTCGTATTTAAAAGCGATTTCCCCATAGGTGGAGCTTAAAGTGTTAGCCGCTCTCAAACCCTTAATGTCTTTAATGTCTTTAATGCGGTTTTCATCTTTTCTAACGAGCATGATCGTGCCTGAATAGCTATAAGGCAAGCTTTTATCAAAAGTTGCTTGGCGTTTTTTAGTCGTCAAACTCACCTGGTTAGCGACCATATCAAAACGCCCTGATTTCAAACCTGTAAGCATGATATCCCATGAAGTTTCGTGGAATTTGATTTTCACGCCAAGCTCTTTAGCCAACTCCCTAGCCACTTCCACATCATAGCCGGTGAGCTTGCCCTCTTTATCATGGTAAGTGAAAGGGGGGTAAATGCCTTCTGTGCCAACGCTGATAGTCTCTTTATTGACAAGCTTTTCATACAAGCTAGAAGCGTTCAAAAAACCCAAAAAAAGGCTTATTACCAATAAAAATAAAACTTTTTTCATTTTATATTTTAATCCTAAATTTTTTCAAGCATTCTAACACAAAATAAAAATTTTGCATGGTTTGATTTTAAATATAGACGCGCTCCAAGCGTTTGGATAGGGTGCTGATGGTTTCATAAGGAATGGTGTTTAAAAGTGTAGCGATTTCGCTTGCGTCATTAGCTTTAGCGCTTTTATCCCCAAACAAGATGACCTCATCGCCCTCTTTGGCTTCAATATTATTGAGTTTGACAAAGCACTGATCCATGCACACCTTGCCAATCAGGGGGGCTAATTGGTTATTGATCACTACTTGAATGCGATTGCCTAAAGCGCGCATTAACCCGTCTGCATACCCTAGAGCTAAAACGCCCACTAAAGTCTCTTCATTGGTGTAAAAATGCTCGCCATAGCCAATAAATTCGCCTTTTTTAACGCTTCTGATTTGAACGATTTGCGCTTTCAAACTGATAACATTTTTTAATATCGTTTGAGACGACTCTTTCATTTCATTAGAGGGGTAAAAACCATAGAGCATGATGCCTGGGCGATAGAGGTTTAACAAACGATTTTCATTCCCGTTACACAAAGAAAGGATACCGGCGGAATTATAAGCATGGCGGTATTGAAATTCTATTTTTTGATTTAAAAGCTGCTCTAAAAAAGCGTTAAAGGCTTTCATCTGGTTTTTAGCATGGGTTTTAATCTTAGCATCAGCGTTGCTTAAATGCGTGAATATCCCCTCTATTTCCAAGCCTTTTAAAGCGCGGATTTTTTTAACGATTTCTATGCTTTTAAAAGTAGGCTCTAAACCCAAGCGGTGCATGCCGGTATCAATTTTAAGATGAATTTTTAAGCGTTTTTGAGACTTTAAAGCCATTTGAGAAAAAACTTCTGCTTGTTCAAGGCTAAAAACCATAGCGCTCAAATCGTTATCAATCAGCATGGAAGCGTTAGCGTTAGGGCTATAGCCTAAGATCAAAATGGGGGTTTTAGAAAAATGAGAGCGCAATTCTAAAGCTTCATCTAAAGTTGCTACCCCTAAATAATTAGCCCCTTCTTGTAAAAAAATTTCGCTTGCCTTAATCGCCCCCGCCCCATAAGCGTTCGCCTTGACAACCGCCATGACACAAGCGTCTTTAGGGACAATGCTTTTGACTGCGCTAAAATTATGTCTTAAAGAAGCGGTATCCACTTCTACAAAACTCGCCCTTTTTAACATGTCATTTTACTTGTTAGAATGCTTGCTAAAATACCAACGAGTTTCAGAATAAACCACTTTATGCAATAAAATCAAAGCGATCAAATTAGGGATAGCCATAAGCCCGTTAGAAAGATCCGCTAAATTCCACACAAAATCAATTTTAGCCATAGCCCCCACCATCACGCTCGCTAAAAACACGAAGCGGTAATATTTCACTTTTTTTTCACCAAAGGCGTATTCAGTGCATTTTTCCCCATAATAAGCCCAACCAATAATCGTAGAGTAGGCAAAAAAGATCATGGTCAAAAAAATCACCACCGCCCCTAATGATCCTAAAAAATACTCCGTGCTTTTTAAAGTGAGCAAATTAGCGCTTAATTTTTCCCCATTAGGGAGCAAGGTGTTGTATTCTGGAGCCATTAAAATCACGCTCGCTGTCGCCGAACACACTATTAAGGTTACAATAAAGGTTTGGAGCATGGACACTAGGGCTTGACGCACCGGGTGGCGCGTTTGAGCGCTTGCGGCAATAATGGCTGAGCTCCCTAACCCCGCTTCATTAGAATACAACCCCCTAGCCACGCCGGTTTTTATCATCGTCGCCATTAACGCGCCTGCCGCTCCGCCCACAACGGGTTTAGGGTTAAAGGCTTCTTCAAAAATGAGTTTGATCGCTTGAAGGGCTAAATCAAAATGGCTGACAATAATATAAATAATAGCGATCAAATATAAAAGCACCATCACAGGAGCCAAGTAAGAAGTGAATTTACCAATGGATTTAATCCCCCCAATGACAATGAAAGCGGTTAAAATCGTGAGCAGTAAGCCTGAAACCCAATTAGG
The Helicobacter pylori genome window above contains:
- a CDS encoding outer membrane beta-barrel protein, which produces MFLKFCFSSASQSFRSPILGVNAKIGYQNYFNDFIGLAYYGIIKYNYAKASSEKVQQLSYGGGVELLVDFITTYSNKNRG
- a CDS encoding polyprenyl synthetase family protein, which gives rise to MNNPNLSFYYNECERFESFLKNHHLHLESFHPYLEKAFFEMVLNGGKRFRPKLFLAVLCALVGQKDYSNQQTEYFKIALSIECLHTYSLIHDDLPCMDNAALRRNHPTLHAKYDETTAVLIGDALNTYSFELLSNALLESHIIVELVKILSANGGIKGMILGQALDCYFENTPLNLEQLTFLHEHKTAKLISASLMMGLVASGVKDKELFKWLQAFGLKTGLCFQVLDDIIDVTQDEEESGKTTHLDSAKNSFVNLLGLEKANDYAQTLKTEVLNDLNLLKSAYPLLQENLNALLNTLFKGKT
- the folE gene encoding GTP cyclohydrolase I FolE, producing MENFFNQFFENIGEDKNREGLKETPKRVQELWKFLYKGYKEDPRVALKSAYFQGVCDEMIVAQNIEFYSTCEHHLLPFFGNISVGYIPKEKIVGISAIAKLIEIYSKRLQIQERLTTQIAETFDEIIEPRGVIVVCEAKHLCMSMQGVQKQNAIIKTSVLRGLFKKDPKTRAEFMQLLKS
- a CDS encoding 6-pyruvoyl trahydropterin synthase family protein codes for the protein MVIRRLYKFCASHVVRNCSSLKCAQNIHGHNYEVEVFIETNRLDNANMALDFGLMQQEMQVFIESFDHAHHFWDKESVEFQRFIENHCVRYVKCSFNLSAESYALMFLYYLSRILQKSVFSNNEGELKVSSVRVHETKNGYAESFLKDLENPHFKSLVHPNCVSFSQGIQSLWHDKDFFHKIISDEKQCFFHAKPLHQIP
- the surE gene encoding 5'/3'-nucleotidase SurE, whose translation is MKKILLTNDDGYHAKGIKALEQALENMAEIYVVAPKHEKSACSQCITITAPLRAEKIKGKEGRHYRIDDGTPSDCVYLAINELFKHVCFDLVISGINLGSNMGEDTIYSGTVAGAIEGTIQGVPSIAISQILSNKNKNTPLSFDLAQKIIQDLVQNIFTKGYPLKGRKLLNVNVPNCSLQEYKGERITPKGYRLYKKEVHKRTDPKNESYFWLGLHPLEWQKRENEDRLSDFDAIASNHVSITPLNLDLTSYDDLKNLESWHKGMLK
- a CDS encoding 7-carboxy-7-deazaguanine synthase QueE, which encodes MKLPVVESFFSLQGEGKRIGKPSLFLRLGGCNLSCKGFNCKTLFNDEILTGCDSLYAVHPKFKTSWDYYNEPKPLIERLVNLAPNYKDFDFILTGGEPSLYFNNPILLSVLEHFYRQKIPLCVESNGSIFFEFSPILKELHFTLSVKLSFSLEEESKRINLKALQNILNNAKSAHFKFVLESQNAAQSITEIQSLLKQLSLKNNEIFLMPLGTNNNELDKNLKTLAPLAIKHGFRLSDRLHIRLWDNQKGF
- a CDS encoding MFS transporter; the protein is MKHLGKKEVRTLGLSSLGGTLEFYDFIIFVFFTSIIAKHFFPNTLSPIWSEINTYGIFAAGYLARPLGGIVMAHFGDKFGRKNMFMLSILLMVIPTFALALMPTFNDLVGFGVDSMGLTPKNAHYLGYIAPVFLVFVRICQGVAVGGELPGAWVFVHEHAPQGQKNTYIGFLTASVVSGILLGSLVYMGIYMVFDKPVVEDWAWRVAFGLGGIFGIISVYLRRFLEETPVFQQMKQDDALVKFPLKEVFKNSLFGISISMLITWVLTACILIFILFVPNFTLTHPNFNFTPFEKTYFQILGLVGIVSSIVLTGFLADKIKPHKVCMAFSVAFAFFGFLFFKEFYSNAPSLVNTIVLYFLACFCAGIMNFCPIFMSDVFSAKIRFSGISFAYNIAYAITAGFTPQLSSWLNAKAIAAPESLQSYGLSFYIFVVALIAFIVSLLMAPIYNKSNTQHEGSPTDSMKDAQTFE
- a CDS encoding GNAT family N-acetyltransferase: MTIKVFSPKYPTELEEFYAKCIADNPLGFIQRLDLLPSISEFVQKLHEHGGEFFGMRKGEKLIGICGLNRINQTEAELCKFHINSAYQSQGLGQKLYESVEKYAFIKGYTKISLHVSKSQIKACNLYQKLGFVHIKEEDCVVELGEETLIFPTLFMEKILS
- the htpX gene encoding zinc metalloprotease HtpX, with protein sequence MTNFEKIIAQNRLKTNAVLATYCVIFAFIGLLVDAIRINANDLGIALFKLITFQIFPAITMIMFLVAFVIIVVCIQNFSSIMLSGDEYKLIDTSKVLSSKENQIHRLLLELLEEANLHFEPKLYIINAPYMNAFASGWDESNSLIALTSTLIERLDRDELKAVIAHELSHIRHNDIRLTMCVGILSNIMLLVANFSVYFFMGNRKNSGANLARMILLLLQIILPFLTLILQMYLSRTREYMADSGAAFLMHDNKPMIRALQKISNDYTNNDYKGIDQNSTRSAAYLFNAEMFSTHPSVKNRIQSLRKRVI